The Tindallia californiensis genome window below encodes:
- a CDS encoding UxaA family hydrolase has protein sequence MEFNGYRRSDGKAGIRNYVLLLPTSVCSTQVATEIATKVEGCTIINNQFGCCQVAGDAKLTYKTLVNAGKHPNAGAVIVVGLGCEGVEPHKVAKELKETGKLVSTVVIQEEGGTLGAFAKGCEIAREYGQILSQQTREKIDVSELILGIECGGSDTTSGLASNPACGIASDILIDKGGTSMLSETTELIGAEHVLARRAVNEEVSQKLLDLVRDCEERAKALGEDIRGGQPTPGNIVGGLTSIEEKSLGCIHKAGSAPVQDVLQYAEIPTQKGLHVMDTPGQDIESISGMVAGGSQIIIFTTGRGTPTGNPLAPVIKITGNNNTFERMKPNIDINAGEIIAGTKTIEEVGQGIFEEIISVANGKHTKAEQLGHREFSIYKSAPTF, from the coding sequence ATGGAATTTAATGGTTATAGGCGTTCAGACGGAAAAGCAGGTATTCGAAATTATGTACTATTATTACCAACAAGTGTTTGTTCAACACAGGTAGCAACTGAAATTGCTACCAAGGTAGAAGGATGTACTATAATAAACAATCAGTTTGGCTGTTGTCAAGTAGCGGGAGATGCTAAATTAACCTATAAGACATTGGTAAATGCAGGGAAACACCCAAATGCGGGTGCGGTCATTGTTGTTGGTTTAGGTTGCGAGGGAGTTGAGCCTCATAAAGTAGCAAAAGAATTAAAAGAAACAGGAAAACTTGTTTCTACAGTTGTTATTCAAGAAGAAGGTGGTACTTTGGGAGCTTTTGCTAAAGGATGTGAAATAGCCCGTGAATATGGGCAAATACTTTCTCAGCAGACGAGAGAAAAAATTGATGTTAGTGAACTAATATTAGGAATTGAGTGTGGTGGGTCAGATACAACTTCTGGACTTGCTTCAAATCCAGCCTGTGGTATTGCATCTGACATTTTAATAGATAAGGGTGGTACCTCTATGCTCTCTGAGACTACTGAACTAATTGGAGCAGAACATGTTTTGGCACGTCGAGCTGTAAACGAAGAAGTTTCGCAGAAATTATTAGATCTTGTACGTGACTGTGAAGAGAGAGCGAAAGCACTGGGGGAAGATATAAGAGGGGGACAACCCACGCCGGGTAATATTGTTGGAGGATTAACGTCTATTGAAGAAAAATCATTAGGATGTATTCACAAAGCTGGTTCAGCTCCTGTACAAGATGTATTACAATATGCAGAAATTCCAACTCAAAAAGGGTTGCATGTGATGGATACACCAGGGCAAGATATTGAATCAATATCAGGGATGGTCGCAGGTGGATCGCAAATTATTATATTTACAACGGGTAGAGGAACGCCAACTGGAAATCCGCTGGCGCCAGTTATTAAAATTACTGGGAATAACAATACGTTCGAAAGAATGAAGCCAAACATAGATATTAACGCTGGAGAAATTATAGCTGGCACAAAAACAATTGAAGAGGTAGGACAAGGTATTTTTGAAGAAATAATAAGTGTTGCAAATGGTAAACATACAAAAGCGGAACAATTGGGCCATAGAGAGTTTTCAATATATAAGAGCGCACCAACTTTTTAA
- a CDS encoding UxaA family hydrolase gives MKKQAVVITATDSVATATVDLKKGENVRMFIGEEVLEVVANDNIPFGHKLAIRDVAVGEHVLKYNESIGKATKEIKIGNHVHVHNVESARGRGDL, from the coding sequence ATGAAAAAACAAGCTGTTGTGATTACAGCGACGGATAGCGTTGCTACAGCTACCGTTGATTTGAAGAAAGGTGAGAATGTAAGGATGTTTATAGGTGAAGAAGTATTAGAAGTGGTAGCAAATGATAATATTCCTTTTGGACATAAGCTCGCTATAAGAGATGTTGCTGTAGGGGAACACGTTCTTAAATACAATGAATCCATAGGGAAAGCTACAAAAGAAATAAAAATTGGAAATCATGTACATGTTCATAATGTTGAAAGTGCACGTGGAAGAGGAGATTTGTAA
- a CDS encoding sigma 54-interacting transcriptional regulator: MRKLEKICFIAPYEEIFKLTEKVCKKTKTKITIKRGNLEEGIVPAKQAEMSGAQVIISRGGTASIIRQNVSIPVVEVRVTGHDLLKSLYPYRKNESIIGVVGYKNVVEGCQTISEILEIPIQEIIIPNDEAKIDWLHVENKVNELVSIHKIEALVGDTTIISKLPSLNIAVKLITSGQEAIIQAIEEAIHISSVRETEKEKRKRFEAVLDFVNDGVLATDEEGTITVINPIAEKIFGIKKEEVIGHPVTSIISNTEIMNVIRKKSGDIQKIQKVGSGHIVTNRIPIMVNGTVKGVVATFQDVSAIQGAEQKIRQKLYAKGLVTRYNFKDFITKNKKMKRLIIIAQDFAKTDATVLICGESGTGKEILAQSIHSLSSRKDGPFVAVNCAALSSQLLESELFGYEEGAFTGAKKSGKIGHFELAHKGTIFLDEMGEMDKNLQARLLRVLEEKQIMRLGSDKIIPVDIRIIAATNLDLKAQVKQGAFRMDLYYRLNVLKLQTIPLRERQEDIAYLSKCFLRSINQKYGRQIEGFSEDVMPLLIQHTWPGNVRELKNIIERLVLSAKGDYITLRDAEFLVEELKNDFIGENKNDSEYILEGTMKDIKRKVITKILKEEGDNKSRTARRLELDRSTVDKYLK; this comes from the coding sequence GTGAGGAAGCTGGAAAAGATTTGTTTTATCGCTCCTTATGAAGAGATTTTTAAACTAACAGAAAAAGTTTGCAAAAAAACAAAAACTAAAATTACCATTAAAAGAGGTAACTTAGAAGAAGGTATTGTTCCAGCAAAACAAGCAGAAATGAGTGGCGCTCAAGTTATTATTAGTCGTGGAGGAACAGCATCTATTATTAGGCAAAATGTGAGTATTCCTGTAGTTGAGGTTAGAGTAACGGGTCATGATCTCTTAAAAAGTCTATATCCTTACCGAAAGAATGAAAGCATTATCGGAGTAGTAGGTTATAAAAATGTTGTAGAAGGTTGTCAGACTATCAGTGAAATTTTAGAGATACCGATTCAAGAAATTATCATTCCTAATGATGAAGCTAAAATAGACTGGCTTCATGTTGAAAACAAAGTAAATGAGTTAGTTTCTATCCATAAAATAGAGGCTCTTGTTGGAGATACAACAATAATAAGCAAATTACCATCGCTTAATATTGCCGTAAAGTTAATTACATCAGGGCAAGAAGCCATAATCCAGGCTATAGAAGAGGCTATTCATATTTCTAGTGTTAGAGAAACAGAAAAAGAAAAAAGAAAAAGATTTGAAGCAGTATTAGATTTTGTTAATGATGGAGTCTTAGCAACAGATGAAGAAGGTACTATTACGGTTATTAACCCGATAGCTGAAAAAATTTTTGGAATCAAAAAGGAAGAAGTTATAGGACATCCTGTGACGAGTATCATTTCCAATACCGAAATAATGAACGTAATCAGGAAGAAAAGTGGAGATATTCAAAAAATTCAAAAGGTAGGCAGTGGTCATATTGTGACTAATCGCATACCTATCATGGTGAATGGAACTGTTAAAGGTGTTGTGGCAACCTTCCAAGATGTTTCTGCTATTCAAGGCGCAGAACAAAAGATTCGTCAAAAACTTTATGCTAAAGGTTTAGTTACAAGATACAACTTTAAAGATTTTATAACGAAAAACAAAAAAATGAAACGACTCATAATAATCGCACAAGACTTTGCTAAAACCGATGCTACGGTTCTTATTTGTGGAGAAAGCGGTACGGGAAAAGAAATACTTGCTCAAAGTATACATAGCTTAAGCTCGCGAAAAGATGGTCCATTTGTTGCTGTGAACTGCGCGGCTTTATCATCACAATTGTTAGAAAGTGAACTTTTCGGTTATGAGGAAGGTGCTTTTACAGGAGCGAAAAAAAGTGGGAAAATAGGACACTTTGAGTTAGCTCACAAAGGGACTATTTTTTTAGATGAGATGGGAGAAATGGATAAAAATCTTCAGGCAAGACTTTTGCGTGTATTGGAAGAGAAACAGATCATGCGTTTAGGTTCTGATAAAATAATTCCAGTTGACATTAGAATTATTGCTGCTACTAATCTAGATCTAAAGGCACAAGTAAAACAAGGAGCATTTAGAATGGATCTATATTATCGTCTTAATGTACTAAAGTTGCAGACAATTCCTTTGAGAGAGCGTCAAGAAGACATTGCTTATTTATCGAAGTGTTTTTTAAGATCTATTAATCAAAAATATGGTCGTCAAATAGAGGGATTTTCGGAAGATGTCATGCCATTGTTAATACAACATACTTGGCCGGGAAATGTAAGGGAGCTAAAAAATATTATCGAAAGATTAGTACTATCAGCAAAAGGTGATTATATTACTTTACGGGATGCAGAATTTTTGGTGGAAGAATTAAAAAACGATTTTATAGGTGAAAACAAAAATGACAGCGAATATATATTAGAAGGAACAATGAAAGATATAAAAAGAAAGGTAATTACAAAAATTCTGAAGGAGGAGGGCGACAATAAAAGCCGCACAGCAAGGCGCCTAGAATTGGACCGTTCTACGGTTGATAAATACTTAAAGTGA
- a CDS encoding transposase: MAFKSNDVQQNNMKDALLNLPPRVKEFVEKSWTAGFSDIVFPVINKKRFAVLYSDNPASRPNTLVNAIIGALIIKELFGLTDEELLESILCDIRFQVALRTTSFQEQPFSDRTISRFRERLYHYECNTGEDLLKDEMIHLSEAFRKFLKIEPTLKRMDSLMVASGSKKMSRLEILYTCVANLVKQLDKEGETSLNQNLQAYLKEEHKNQVIYHQRHEDMNQRLSATIEDAKQLMNLISKKHQHTEAGSLLIRVMEEQTHTNNSGIITAKPKKEITPQSLQNPSVLRRKYHVDQMPVRGFLRSKMWFAFKVAAINVKRVLKKAMQGRLLTDFSRNTHSFWRKLSSLQQLDQLTA, encoded by the coding sequence ATGGCGTTCAAATCCAATGATGTCCAACAAAATAATATGAAAGATGCATTACTCAATCTCCCGCCTCGTGTAAAAGAATTTGTTGAGAAATCCTGGACCGCCGGTTTTTCTGATATCGTATTCCCTGTGATTAACAAAAAGCGGTTTGCCGTTCTTTACAGCGACAATCCAGCTTCGCGGCCTAACACGCTTGTTAATGCCATTATTGGCGCATTAATCATTAAAGAACTGTTCGGCCTAACAGATGAAGAACTACTGGAGTCCATCCTGTGTGATATACGGTTTCAAGTAGCGTTGCGAACCACCAGCTTTCAGGAACAACCCTTCAGCGACCGTACCATCAGCCGGTTTCGAGAACGACTATACCATTACGAGTGCAATACTGGTGAGGATTTGCTGAAAGATGAAATGATCCATTTAAGCGAAGCCTTTCGAAAATTCCTCAAGATCGAACCTACATTAAAGCGAATGGACAGCTTGATGGTCGCTTCTGGAAGCAAGAAAATGAGCCGGCTGGAGATTCTATATACCTGCGTGGCCAACCTGGTAAAGCAACTTGACAAAGAAGGCGAAACAAGTCTGAACCAAAACTTGCAAGCCTACCTGAAAGAAGAACATAAAAACCAGGTAATCTATCACCAGCGCCATGAAGACATGAACCAACGCCTGTCCGCGACCATTGAAGATGCTAAACAACTGATGAACCTGATCTCAAAAAAACACCAGCACACAGAAGCCGGTTCTCTACTGATCCGGGTAATGGAAGAACAGACCCACACCAATAACAGCGGAATCATCACAGCTAAACCTAAAAAAGAAATTACGCCTCAGAGCTTACAGAACCCTTCCGTGCTACGACGCAAATACCACGTTGACCAGATGCCTGTCCGTGGCTTTCTGCGCTCAAAAATGTGGTTCGCGTTTAAAGTGGCAGCCATCAACGTTAAAAGAGTATTGAAAAAGGCGATGCAGGGGCGTTTACTTACTGATTTTTCTCGTAATACGCATAGTTTTTGGAGAAAACTGAGCTCGCTTCAACAATTAGACCAATTGACTGCTTAA
- a CDS encoding methyl-accepting chemotaxis protein: MSIKKQFPLMIIFILLMSFLAVGFTGSRIVRQLVQDQQYQLSDSMASTSVIDVNNFITEKMVYLEESGETVFQLIQNDVDPLEYVTKQTQRDEDIIAVYFGYEDGSEFISGDGWIPDSDWDWTQRPWYVEAVEEASTIFTSPYIDDTTEAMIISAAMPVYDDSNRLIGVVGADIDIKTVTAMISEANVSKDMSVFLMETTGSLVAHPDDTLITVDHVTHLDELYAFPDERLRADADRFSVGERNGVREFMIASDVNHIDWQVITTIDPTIITNEVTSTLRSLGLLLLGIFLVAALIGYRMSLRISKPIEELSRMIRKLSNYDLTIEENSLANQYAERKDEIGEITKALTTMQTNLSNLIKRISESAENVAASSEQLTATSNQSATAANEVAKTIEEIARGAVDQAKDTENGASHVHGLDQMIQSNQQYMHTLNDSAKKSDELKNEGRAMLQEVVTKTEQSRQATQEVNQVIIETNDSAYQIQNASTMIKSIAEQTNLLALNAAIESARAGEAGRGFAVVAEEIRKLAEQSNRFTEEIASVIEKLTEKTGNAVKTMESVSEITKDQTQGIYETNEKFDGIDKSIASMVSVIGDLNKSGEEMNRKKDEIIAVIENLSAVSEENAAGTEEASASVEEQTAAMDQIANTSEELSRLAQEMQASVSQFKM, from the coding sequence ATGTCGATCAAAAAGCAGTTTCCATTAATGATTATTTTCATTCTGCTGATGAGTTTTTTAGCCGTAGGCTTTACAGGAAGTCGAATCGTACGTCAGTTGGTGCAGGATCAACAGTACCAATTGTCGGATTCAATGGCTTCTACTTCTGTTATTGATGTGAATAACTTTATAACCGAAAAAATGGTATACCTGGAAGAATCCGGAGAAACCGTCTTTCAGTTGATCCAAAATGACGTAGATCCTTTGGAGTATGTCACAAAGCAAACACAGCGGGATGAAGACATTATTGCTGTTTATTTCGGATATGAAGATGGAAGTGAGTTTATATCTGGAGATGGCTGGATACCTGATTCGGATTGGGACTGGACACAACGCCCCTGGTATGTGGAGGCGGTAGAGGAAGCTTCGACCATCTTTACCTCGCCTTATATCGATGATACTACCGAAGCTATGATTATTTCCGCCGCCATGCCGGTGTATGATGATTCAAACCGCTTAATCGGGGTGGTTGGCGCCGATATTGATATTAAAACGGTGACGGCGATGATTAGTGAAGCCAATGTTTCTAAGGATATGTCCGTATTTTTGATGGAAACCACGGGTTCCTTAGTAGCTCATCCAGATGATACGTTAATCACGGTGGATCATGTAACCCATTTGGATGAATTATATGCTTTTCCCGATGAAAGGCTAAGAGCGGATGCAGACCGATTTTCAGTCGGTGAAAGAAATGGTGTTCGTGAATTTATGATTGCCAGCGATGTAAACCATATTGACTGGCAGGTTATTACAACCATCGATCCTACCATTATTACCAACGAAGTTACTTCGACCCTTAGAAGTTTAGGGCTGTTATTACTAGGAATCTTTCTGGTTGCTGCTTTGATTGGATATCGAATGAGCCTTCGTATTTCCAAGCCTATAGAAGAACTTTCAAGAATGATTAGGAAATTATCTAATTATGATTTAACCATCGAGGAAAACAGTCTTGCCAACCAATATGCCGAGCGAAAAGACGAGATTGGAGAAATTACCAAAGCATTAACAACCATGCAGACGAATCTAAGCAACCTGATTAAACGCATTTCAGAAAGCGCTGAAAATGTGGCGGCATCTTCAGAACAGCTTACGGCTACCAGTAATCAATCGGCTACAGCGGCCAATGAAGTAGCCAAAACAATAGAAGAAATAGCCCGGGGAGCAGTGGATCAGGCAAAAGATACGGAAAATGGTGCCAGTCATGTTCACGGTTTAGATCAAATGATCCAGTCTAATCAGCAATATATGCATACCCTCAACGATTCAGCCAAAAAGAGCGATGAGCTGAAGAATGAAGGGAGAGCAATGCTTCAGGAAGTAGTTACTAAAACAGAACAAAGCCGCCAGGCGACCCAGGAAGTAAATCAGGTTATTATTGAAACCAACGATAGTGCGTATCAGATTCAAAATGCCAGCACGATGATTAAAAGCATTGCAGAACAGACGAACCTATTGGCACTGAACGCAGCGATTGAATCTGCAAGAGCTGGTGAAGCTGGCCGAGGATTTGCTGTGGTAGCTGAAGAAATTCGGAAACTGGCGGAACAATCGAATCGGTTTACAGAAGAAATAGCGTCTGTTATAGAAAAATTAACCGAAAAAACCGGCAATGCGGTTAAGACGATGGAGTCTGTTAGTGAAATAACCAAAGATCAAACTCAAGGGATCTATGAAACCAATGAGAAATTCGATGGCATTGATAAATCCATTGCCAGCATGGTGTCGGTCATCGGAGATCTTAACAAATCTGGAGAAGAAATGAATAGAAAAAAAGATGAGATCATTGCGGTTATTGAAAACCTATCGGCTGTTTCAGAAGAAAATGCGGCTGGGACAGAAGAAGCCTCTGCTTCTGTAGAGGAGCAGACAGCGGCAATGGATCAAATTGCTAATACCAGTGAAGAACTGTCACGCCTAGCACAAGAGATGCAAGCATCTGTTTCTCAGTTTAAGATGTAG
- a CDS encoding nitroreductase family protein gives MMQETYYSWIFKRKSSRKFIQEGLKEERIQSILEAMEGLTPLESDIKTEIKIMDADSMKGLLAIKAPHYVLIYSEEKPNNLENAGFLLQQVDLMLSAMGIGSCWLGLGKPTEKAVGKDGMNYVIALAIGPTAEPVHRQSTTEFKRKKREEIYRGNHFSSVVEALRLAPSATNSQPWFLVEEENNLHAFCVKKGKLKAMFYEEINRIDMGIGLCHLWLAGLAEGYEVHLFRERAEKEPTLPNYEYTYSASFKKNK, from the coding sequence ATGATGCAGGAAACCTATTATTCATGGATTTTTAAGCGAAAATCCAGTAGAAAGTTTATCCAGGAAGGACTGAAAGAAGAAAGGATTCAATCCATTTTAGAAGCTATGGAAGGGCTGACACCACTGGAAAGTGATATTAAAACAGAGATTAAGATCATGGATGCAGATTCGATGAAAGGCCTGCTGGCCATAAAAGCACCACATTATGTGCTGATTTACTCTGAAGAAAAACCAAACAACTTGGAAAATGCTGGTTTTCTGTTGCAACAAGTGGATTTGATGTTATCGGCTATGGGCATTGGCTCTTGCTGGCTGGGCTTAGGAAAACCGACGGAAAAAGCAGTAGGAAAAGATGGAATGAACTATGTGATTGCACTGGCCATCGGGCCGACGGCTGAACCAGTTCATCGTCAATCAACAACCGAATTCAAACGTAAAAAACGAGAAGAGATCTATCGGGGAAATCATTTTAGCTCTGTGGTGGAAGCTCTACGACTAGCACCTTCCGCCACAAATAGTCAGCCCTGGTTTTTGGTGGAAGAAGAAAATAACTTGCACGCCTTTTGTGTCAAAAAAGGAAAACTGAAAGCCATGTTCTACGAAGAGATTAATCGAATCGACATGGGCATAGGACTATGCCACTTGTGGCTTGCAGGCCTGGCAGAAGGATACGAAGTACATCTCTTTCGTGAAAGGGCTGAAAAAGAACCAACGCTTCCCAACTACGAATATACGTATTCAGCAAGTTTCAAGAAAAATAAATAA
- a CDS encoding ABC transporter ATP-binding protein — protein sequence MLKLTNVTKTYGRSWPFSQKITPVQEVSFSLHAKKTTGLVGKSGCGKSTLARCIAGLQPIDSGHIVYQDVSLNQLSFREWLPYRRKIQMVFQHPDTALNPKKKILESLKEPFRLHRILPEREAVQKIRESLAFFGLTEDILSRYPHQVSGGQIQRVALLRALSLQPELLILDEPTSMLDVSVQAQMIQLLQKIQREFSLSMLFITHDIHLINAISDHLLIMKEGRILEQGSTQTIFSNPVHSETKKIAESLKIGLF from the coding sequence ATGCTTAAATTAACAAACGTTACAAAGACCTATGGTCGCAGCTGGCCTTTTTCTCAAAAAATCACACCGGTCCAAGAAGTCTCTTTTTCCCTTCATGCCAAAAAAACCACCGGATTGGTCGGTAAAAGCGGTTGCGGAAAGTCCACTTTAGCCAGATGCATTGCCGGTCTTCAACCCATTGACAGCGGCCATATTGTATACCAAGACGTATCCCTTAACCAACTCAGTTTTAGAGAGTGGCTCCCCTACAGAAGAAAAATCCAGATGGTTTTTCAGCATCCGGATACAGCCTTAAACCCTAAGAAAAAAATTCTTGAAAGCCTAAAAGAACCTTTTCGCCTCCATCGAATCCTCCCGGAAAGAGAAGCTGTCCAAAAGATTCGGGAAAGCCTGGCCTTCTTTGGTCTGACAGAAGACATTTTATCCCGATATCCACATCAGGTCAGCGGTGGGCAAATTCAGCGGGTGGCACTCCTAAGAGCCTTATCTTTACAACCAGAGTTGCTGATTCTTGATGAACCCACGTCCATGCTGGATGTTTCTGTACAGGCGCAGATGATTCAGTTATTGCAAAAAATACAACGGGAGTTTTCCCTTTCCATGCTGTTTATCACTCATGATATTCATCTGATAAACGCTATCAGTGATCATCTTTTAATCATGAAAGAGGGTCGTATCCTTGAACAAGGATCCACACAAACTATTTTTTCAAACCCAGTCCATTCCGAAACCAAAAAAATAGCCGAATCTTTAAAGATAGGGCTATTTTAA
- a CDS encoding ABC transporter ATP-binding protein — protein sequence MNNRIDVNHLQVAFQTKEGLVKAVNHLSMSFEKGSVTAMIGETGSGKSVLGLSLLQLLPENSLVSGEAFYENQNLLMMKASEIRKIRGQKIALIPQNPDTSLNPLLKIKRQLREVVAGKHRQNLKAGILEELKRYHFTDPERVADAYPFQLSGGMKQRILAAAATIRQPEFIIADEPTKGLDVLLRHEVYHIFQQMKQDTHIGFLLITHDLIFANHIADHLLVLYAGEIVESGRTQDLFSQPFHPYTKGFIEAQPYKTLTPIPGMPPSLIHLPTGCAFHPRCPHKKPLCQQEKPPLFSVNHRKVRCFLYA from the coding sequence ATGAATAACCGTATTGACGTAAACCATCTACAGGTGGCATTTCAAACAAAAGAAGGGCTGGTAAAAGCCGTTAACCATTTATCCATGTCTTTCGAAAAAGGCAGCGTCACCGCAATGATAGGTGAAACAGGCAGCGGAAAATCCGTGCTGGGACTTTCCCTTCTTCAACTACTGCCTGAGAATAGCCTGGTTTCCGGCGAAGCTTTCTATGAAAACCAAAACCTTCTTATGATGAAAGCTTCTGAAATTCGAAAAATACGAGGACAAAAAATAGCTCTTATTCCTCAAAATCCTGATACCTCCCTGAACCCACTTCTCAAGATCAAAAGACAGCTTCGGGAAGTAGTAGCTGGGAAGCATCGCCAAAATCTTAAAGCTGGTATCCTTGAAGAACTAAAACGATATCATTTCACAGATCCGGAAAGAGTGGCGGATGCTTACCCTTTTCAGCTAAGCGGTGGAATGAAGCAACGAATTTTAGCCGCCGCCGCAACCATCCGACAACCAGAATTTATCATTGCCGACGAGCCTACCAAAGGCTTAGATGTACTGCTTCGCCATGAGGTATATCATATTTTCCAGCAAATGAAGCAAGATACCCATATCGGCTTTTTACTGATTACCCATGACCTGATTTTTGCCAATCATATTGCCGACCATCTGCTGGTTTTATATGCTGGCGAAATCGTGGAATCCGGACGGACACAGGATCTTTTTTCCCAACCCTTTCATCCTTATACAAAAGGATTTATTGAAGCCCAACCTTATAAAACATTGACACCCATTCCCGGCATGCCACCCAGTTTAATCCATTTACCGACAGGATGTGCTTTTCACCCTCGATGTCCACACAAAAAGCCTCTGTGCCAACAGGAAAAACCACCGTTATTTTCTGTAAACCACCGGAAAGTGAGATGCTTCTTATATGCTTAA
- a CDS encoding ABC transporter permease, translated as MKQNTFGKWMNSLGILFLLLLILMSITAEWIAPYDPVQVDMSNRLQPPSKEHLMGTDAMGRDVLSRIIYGGRTSMILATVASSGTMIIGLFFGILGGYFGKWLDEIIQIFVKIFQSLPPLSFMLAIAGILGPGFQSILIASLIVSWADFSRVVRAEILKIREESFVEGLRVLGAGHGYIIFRHILPTIIGPFMVLFTAQVGRTIIAIASLSYLGLGLQPPQPDWGVMIFDAKTYMRTDPHLMYFPGIFIIGFCFSVNLLGDALRDFFDTSERKDQPFL; from the coding sequence ATGAAGCAAAACACCTTTGGAAAATGGATGAATTCTTTGGGAATCCTTTTTCTCCTTTTACTCATTCTGATGAGCATCACCGCTGAATGGATTGCTCCTTACGATCCGGTACAAGTGGATATGAGTAATCGCTTACAACCTCCTTCGAAGGAGCATCTGATGGGTACAGATGCCATGGGACGGGATGTGCTTAGCCGCATTATTTATGGCGGCAGAACTTCTATGATTTTAGCCACCGTCGCTTCCAGTGGCACCATGATCATTGGTTTGTTTTTTGGAATTCTTGGTGGTTATTTTGGTAAATGGCTGGACGAAATCATTCAGATTTTTGTAAAGATTTTTCAGAGTTTGCCTCCTCTAAGCTTTATGCTGGCTATTGCTGGCATATTAGGACCCGGCTTCCAGAGTATCTTAATCGCCAGCTTAATTGTTTCCTGGGCCGACTTTTCTAGAGTGGTGCGAGCTGAAATCTTAAAAATACGAGAAGAAAGTTTTGTGGAAGGTCTTCGAGTCCTTGGTGCTGGTCATGGGTATATTATTTTCAGGCATATCCTGCCCACCATTATTGGCCCTTTTATGGTGCTTTTTACCGCTCAGGTCGGCCGAACCATTATTGCGATTGCCTCTTTAAGCTATCTGGGTTTAGGCCTTCAACCACCTCAGCCAGACTGGGGTGTCATGATCTTTGATGCAAAAACCTATATGCGTACCGACCCTCATCTGATGTACTTTCCTGGCATTTTTATCATTGGATTTTGCTTCTCTGTCAATCTGTTGGGCGATGCACTTCGAGACTTTTTTGATACCTCCGAAAGAAAGGATCAACCCTTTCTTTAG
- a CDS encoding ABC transporter permease produces the protein MTYALPYALKKIVLALPVLIGVSVIAFLLGVVALGDPAREALSADGVSTPTQEEIDVKRIELGLDQSLGKQYQQWIGGILQGDLGTSFMTNIPIAEEFRDRLPKTLALSISALLLVIFLSIPLAVLMAVYQHSWFDHIGRLFSLLLISTPGFLAAILLMMFFSVHLRWLPTSGYGTFSHLIIPSLVLAFGTSGVIMRVNRATLLEVLHKNYILNAHAKGLTKAFVLYRHALRNSLLPVITIIGNYFGSILGGSAIVETIFAIPGVGRYAIEGIMSMDYPVIQAYVLFTGVVYVLFNLLIDLSYILIDPRIRLGGDQG, from the coding sequence ATGACCTATGCCCTTCCTTATGCTTTGAAAAAAATAGTATTGGCCCTGCCGGTTTTAATCGGAGTTTCGGTAATTGCCTTCCTGCTGGGCGTGGTCGCTTTAGGTGACCCGGCCCGGGAGGCTTTAAGTGCCGACGGAGTGAGTACCCCTACTCAGGAGGAAATTGACGTAAAAAGAATAGAACTGGGCCTTGACCAGTCATTAGGCAAACAATACCAGCAATGGATCGGGGGGATTCTTCAGGGAGATCTTGGTACCTCTTTTATGACGAACATCCCCATTGCTGAAGAATTCCGGGATCGACTGCCTAAAACCTTGGCCTTGTCCATTTCAGCCCTTCTCCTGGTCATCTTTCTTTCGATTCCTTTGGCGGTTCTCATGGCCGTCTATCAACATAGCTGGTTTGACCATATAGGCAGGCTCTTCAGCCTGCTTCTCATTTCAACCCCCGGATTTTTGGCCGCCATTCTGCTCATGATGTTCTTTTCTGTTCATCTGCGTTGGCTGCCTACCAGTGGCTATGGGACATTTTCCCACTTGATCATTCCTTCCTTGGTACTAGCTTTCGGAACCAGTGGGGTGATTATGCGTGTCAATCGGGCAACCTTACTGGAAGTGTTGCATAAAAATTATATCTTAAATGCCCATGCCAAAGGACTAACCAAAGCTTTTGTGCTTTACCGGCATGCTTTACGAAATTCTCTACTTCCTGTCATAACCATTATTGGCAACTATTTTGGTAGTATCCTCGGTGGATCCGCCATTGTAGAAACCATTTTTGCCATTCCCGGTGTTGGCCGTTATGCCATAGAAGGGATTATGAGCATGGACTATCCTGTGATTCAGGCCTATGTCCTTTTTACTGGTGTAGTTTATGTCCTTTTTAACCTGTTGATTGATCTTTCCTATATCCTCATTGATCCACGAATTCGCCTTGGTGGTGATCAAGGATGA